The proteins below are encoded in one region of Thermothelomyces thermophilus ATCC 42464 chromosome 1, complete sequence:
- a CDS encoding delta-9 acyl-CoA desaturase (orthologue of delta-9 desaturase from Histoplasma capsulatum), translating to MASSSSEVPVPQAESFPDGRTDYIPLRKKNYDARKPHITEQPITWSNWYKHVNWLNTYFIIIVPLIGLISAYWIELQFKTAVFAVAYYFFAGLGITAGYHRLWAHSSYKATLPLKIFLAAGGAAAVEGSARWWSSLHRSHHRYTDTDKDPYSVRKGLLYSHIGWMVMKQNPRRIGRTDITDLNEDPVVVWQHRNYLKCVVTMALIVPTLVCGLGWGDYLGGFVYGGILRIFFIQQATFCVNSLAHWLGEQPFDDRNSPRDHVITALVTLGEGYHNFHHEFPSDFRNAIEWWQYDPTKWFIWTMKLLGLAYNLKTFPQNEIEKGRVQQLQKKLDQKRATLDWGKPLESLPVISWDEFVEQSKNGKAWIAVAGVIHDVGKFIADHPGGKALISSAIGKDATAVFNGGVYNHSNAAHNLLSTMRVGVLRGGCEVEIWKRAQSENKDVNPVTDSSGQRIVRAGDQVTRVNRPIPTADTA from the exons AtggcgtcgtcctcgtctgAGGTGCCGGTGCCCCAGGCCGAGAGCTTTCCGGACGGCAGGACCGACTACATTCCCCTGCGGAAGAAGAACTACGATGCCCGCAAACCTC ACATCACCGAGCAGCCGATAACGTGGTCCAACTGGTACAAACACGTCAACTGGTTGAACACTTAtttcatcatcatcgtcccCTTGATCGGTCTGATTTCCGCGTACTGGATCGAGCTGCAATTCAAGACGGCGGTGTTCGCTGTGGCCTATTACTTCTTCGCCGGTCTGGGAATCA CCGCCGGTTACCATCGTCTGTGGGCTCACTCGAGCTACAAGGCGACCCTTCCTCTCAAGATTTTCCTCGCGGCTGGTGGTGCCGCAGCGGTCGAGGGCAGCGCTCGCTGGTGGTCTAGCCTCCACCGCTCGCATCACCGCTACACCGACACGGACAAGGATCCCTACTCGGTCCGCAAGGGCCTGCTCTACAGCCATATTGGATGGATGGTTATGAAGCAGAACCCTCGCCGTATCGGCCGCACCGATATCACCGACCTGAACGAGGACCCGGTTGTCGTGTGGCAGCATCGCAACTACCTCAAGTGCGTCGTGACTATGGCCCTGATCGTGCCTACGCTTGTCTGCGGCCTTGGCTGGGGTGATTACTTGGGTGGCTTCGTCTATGGCGGTATCCTGCGAAT CTTCTTCATTCAGCAGGCCACCTTCTGCGTCAATAGCTTGGCCCACTGGCTCGGCGAGCAGCCTTTTGACGACCGCAACTCACCGAGAGACCATGTGATCACGGCTCTCGTTACCCTTGGCGAGGGCTACCACAA CTTCCACCACGAGTTCCCCAGCGATTTCCGTAACGCTATTGAGTGGTGGCAGTACGACCCCACCAAGTGGTTTATCTGGACCATGAAGCTTCTCGGCCTCGCCTACAACCTCAAGACCTTCCCCCAGAACGAGATTGAGAAGGGCCGTGTGCAGCAGCTGCAGAAGAAGCTCGATCAGAAGCGCGCCACCCTCGACTGGGGTAAACCCCTTGAGAGTCTCCCCGTCATCAGCTGGGACGAGTTCGTGGAGCAGTCGAAGAACGGCAAGGCGTGGATCGCTGTCGCTGGTGTCATTCACGACGTCGGGAAGTTCATTGCTGATCACCCCGGTGGCAAGGCTTTGATCTCGTCAGCCATCGGCAAGGATGCCACCGCCGTCTTCAACGGCGGTGTCTACAACCACTCCAACGCCGCCCACAACTTGCTGTCCACCATGAGAGTCGGTGTATTGAGGGGCGGCTGCGAGGTCGAGATTTGGAAGCGCGCTCAGTCGGAGAACAAGGATGTGAACCCGGTTACCGATTCCTCCGGTCAGCGCATTGTTCGCGCCGGCGACCAGGTCACCCGCGTCAATCGCCCTATTCCCACGGCAGACACTGCTTAA